The Halostagnicola kamekurae sequence GACGGCGAGCCGGCGGACGACGCCGAACCGGGAGTCGACGAGGAGACGGCGACCGAGCCAGAAGTCGACGGCGAGCCGACCGACTCGATCAAGGGGATCGGGCCGGCCTACGCGGACCGACTCCGCGAGGCGGGCGTCGAGACCGTCGACGACCTCGCGGCCGCCGACGCGAGTGACCTGGCCGCCGAGACGGACATCTCGGAGACGCGGTTGCAGGGCTGGATCGACAGAGCGGAAGTCCGATAGTCCCCGAGCGGCGGTCCGGTGACGGATCGAAAGCCACCGCCGCGTGTACGTGGGTAGCTGCTCAACCGCCCGCCGCTCCCCGCACCGATTTCTTCGCTGTGTCGGCGCTGTATCGCGCGCCGACTCGAAACGTCGCTCTCCCGCGTTCTCGCGACCGTCGTCGGTTCGAAACCGCAAAATGATTAGCTGGGGGGCTCCTCTTCGTTTCCATGACTGAACCGCGGGTCGTGACCTCCCTCGAGTCCGTTCGAGACACCGTCAGGGCCGCGGAAACACGCCTCGAGGGCGGATCGGACTCTCCCGAGCACGTTCGCGTGCCAATCGAAGTTCGCGTTCCCGTCGACGACCCGTTTCTGGCGTACCGACGCGCTCGCGACGGTGCCGGCGGCGCGTTCCTCGAGACGACCGGCGGCCAGCCGGGCTGGGGCTACTTCGGCGTCGATCCGATCGATCGACTCACCGTTCGGTCCGACGCCGTCGCCCGCGGGAGCGATCGATCGTCTGCACCCACGCTCGCCGCCCTCGAGGGACTGCTCGAGGCCGACCGCCTCGTCCGCGGTGACTGTGACGTGCCCTGTCCCTGCGGAGCGATCGGCTGGCTCTCCTACGACGTCGCCAGAGAACTCGAGGACCTCCCCGCGTCCGCCGTCGACGACAGGGGCTTGCCGCGACTCGAGGTGGCGGTCTACGATTGCCTCGCAGCGTGGGAGGAACCGCTCGAGGGCGAACGCGAACTCCGCGTCACCGCCTGTCCACGGATCGATTTCGGGGACGATGGCGCTTCCGATCGGCGGACGGACTTGGGCGGGACATCGGATACGAACGCCCGCCACCGAGAAGTCACGGACGCCGCCGTCGAAGCCGCATACGAACGCGGTCGCTCGCGCGCGCTGGAACTGGCGCGGGAGACTCTCGAGGGCGAGGGCGACCCCCTCGGCCCGCCCGTCTCGGCGTCGTCGGTGACCTTCGAGAGCGACTGCGGTCGCGACGCCTTCGCAGACCGCGTGCGGCGGGTCAAGCGGTACGTCCGCGACGGCGAGACGTTTCAGGCGAACGTCTCGCAGCGACTCACCGCGCCCGCCGCCGTTCATCCCGTCGCGGCGTACGACGCGCTCCGGGACGTCAATCCCGCGCCGTACTCCTGTCTGCTCGAGTACCGGGCCGCCGAGCTGGTGAGTGCGAGCCCGGAGCTACTGCTCGAGCGCGAGGGATCGGACGTTCGAACCGAACCCATCGCGGGCACCCGCCCGCGCGGTGAGACTCCCGACGAAGATCGAGCCCTTGAGGCGGACATCCGGGCGGACGAGAAAGAGCGCGCCGAGCACGCGATGCTGGTCGATCTCGAGCGAAACGATCTCGGAAAGGTCTGTGTGTACGGCTCCGTCGACGTCGCCGAGTACCGCCGAGTGGATCGCTATTCTGAAGTCATGCATCTCGTCTCGGACGTCACCGGACGGCTTCGGGAGGGGGCGACGCTCGCGGACGCGATCGCCGCGGTCTTTCCCGGCGGCACGATCACCGGCGCGCCCAAGCCCCGGACGATGGGGATCATCGACGAACTTGAGGCGACCCGCCGCGGCCCCTACACCGGAAGCGTCGGTATCTTCGGCTTCGACGGCCGCGCCACGCTAAATATCGTGATTCGAACGCTCGTTCGCCACGGCGACGAGTATCACCTCCGGGTCGGAGCCGGTATCGTCGAGGATTCGGTTCCCGACCGGGAGTACGACGAAACGCTCGACAAGGCGCGGGCGCTGGTGACCGCCGTCAATGAGGCGCTGGGAGAGCGAGCCGAACTGGAAGTCGAAGGCGGCCCCGAAGCCGAAGGCGGTACTGAAGTCGAGAGCGACATCGAAGCCGAGCGCGGCGACGAATCCGACGCGGAGGAGGAGCAAGATGGGTGAGCGAACGACGATTCTGGTCGTCGACAACTACGATTCGTTCGCCTACAACCTCGTCCAGTACGTCGGCGAAGTCGCCGACGAGGTGGTCGTCCGGCGAAACGACGAGATCGACCTCGAGGACGTCGCGGATCTCGCGCCGACCGGAATCGTCGTCTCGCCGGGGCCGGGAACGCCGGCGGAGGCGGGGATTTCGATCCCGCTGTTCGCGGAGACGAGCTATCCGATCCTCGGGGTCTGTCTGGGCCATCAGGCCCTCTGTGCGGCAAACGGCGCGCCGGTCGTCCACGCGCCCGAGGTCGTCCACGGGAAACCGTCGCTTCTCGCCCACGACGGAGCGGGGATCTTCGCCGACGTGCCCGACCCCGTCCGGGTCGGCCGCTATCACTCCCTCGCCGTCGAAGGCGACGCGCTCCCCGATTCGCTCGAGGCGGTCGCCCGGACGGCAGACGAGCGCGCGGTGTTGATGGCCGTTCGCCACCGCGAGCGCCCGCACGTCGGCGTGCAGTTTCACCCCGAGAGCATCCTCACCCGAGCGCCCGCCGTCTCGGAGGTGGGCAAGCGAACCGATTCGAACCACCGGAACGCGCGAGGCGACTCCATCTCGCTTTCGGTCGGCAAACGTCTGATCCGAAACTTCTGTGAACTGGCGGCCGAGTACGACTCGAGGTAACAGAACTCATGTCCGAACACACAGCGGGCGACGCCCGAGACGACGCCGACGGCGCTGGCCCGTCCGGCGAACCGTACTACCACGTCGACGGCGAACTCGTCCCCGCGTCCCGCGCGACCGTCCGCGTCGACGATCGGGGCTTTCGCTACGGCGACGCCGCCTTCGAGACGCTGCGAGCCTACGGCGGGACCACCTTCGAGTGGGACGCCCACGCGGCTCGCCTCGAGGCGACCTGCGACGCGCTCGAGCTAACTCACGGGCTCTCGCGGGCGGACCTGCTGTCGCGGATCGACGAGGCGCTTTCGGCGAACGACCTCGCGGACGCTTACGTCAGGCTGTCGATCACCCGCGGCGTCCAGCCGGGGAAGCTCACGCCAGACCCCGACGTCGAGCCGACCGTCGTCGTCTACGTCGGCTCGCTGCCGCGGGGCGGCCTCGAGGGGACTCCTGTCTGGGACGGTCCGGCGGCGCTCGAGACGGTCGAAACGCGCCGGATCCCGAACGACGCCGTGCCCGCCGCGGCGAAGACGCACAACTACCTCAACGGGATTCTGGCGCGCCAGGAACTCGAGGGCGGCGACGAGGCGCTCCTCCGAGACGAGGAGGGATACGTCGCCGAGGGGGCGACGAGCAACGTCTTCTTCGTCGAGGACGGCGTGCTGTACACGCCGACAATCGACGGCCCCGTTCTCCCCGGAATCACCCGCCGGCTCGTCCTCGAGTGCGCCGACGACGCCGGTATCCCCGTCGAGGAGGGACGGTACCGGCCCGAGCGACTCCGGAACGCGGATTCGGTTTTCCTGACGAACACGACGTGGGAGCTGCGTCCGGTCGGCTCGATGGACGGCGTTACACTCGAGGAGGACGGCTTGATGCGAGACGACGATCCGACGGACGACGATCGGATTTTCGAGACGCTCTCGAGGATGTACGACGAGCGCG is a genomic window containing:
- a CDS encoding aminotransferase class IV, producing MSEHTAGDARDDADGAGPSGEPYYHVDGELVPASRATVRVDDRGFRYGDAAFETLRAYGGTTFEWDAHAARLEATCDALELTHGLSRADLLSRIDEALSANDLADAYVRLSITRGVQPGKLTPDPDVEPTVVVYVGSLPRGGLEGTPVWDGPAALETVETRRIPNDAVPAAAKTHNYLNGILARQELEGGDEALLRDEEGYVAEGATSNVFFVEDGVLYTPTIDGPVLPGITRRLVLECADDAGIPVEEGRYRPERLRNADSVFLTNTTWELRPVGSMDGVTLEEDGLMRDDDPTDDDRIFETLSRMYDERVEERCY
- a CDS encoding anthranilate synthase component II produces the protein MGERTTILVVDNYDSFAYNLVQYVGEVADEVVVRRNDEIDLEDVADLAPTGIVVSPGPGTPAEAGISIPLFAETSYPILGVCLGHQALCAANGAPVVHAPEVVHGKPSLLAHDGAGIFADVPDPVRVGRYHSLAVEGDALPDSLEAVARTADERAVLMAVRHRERPHVGVQFHPESILTRAPAVSEVGKRTDSNHRNARGDSISLSVGKRLIRNFCELAAEYDSR
- a CDS encoding anthranilate synthase component I family protein, whose product is MTEPRVVTSLESVRDTVRAAETRLEGGSDSPEHVRVPIEVRVPVDDPFLAYRRARDGAGGAFLETTGGQPGWGYFGVDPIDRLTVRSDAVARGSDRSSAPTLAALEGLLEADRLVRGDCDVPCPCGAIGWLSYDVARELEDLPASAVDDRGLPRLEVAVYDCLAAWEEPLEGERELRVTACPRIDFGDDGASDRRTDLGGTSDTNARHREVTDAAVEAAYERGRSRALELARETLEGEGDPLGPPVSASSVTFESDCGRDAFADRVRRVKRYVRDGETFQANVSQRLTAPAAVHPVAAYDALRDVNPAPYSCLLEYRAAELVSASPELLLEREGSDVRTEPIAGTRPRGETPDEDRALEADIRADEKERAEHAMLVDLERNDLGKVCVYGSVDVAEYRRVDRYSEVMHLVSDVTGRLREGATLADAIAAVFPGGTITGAPKPRTMGIIDELEATRRGPYTGSVGIFGFDGRATLNIVIRTLVRHGDEYHLRVGAGIVEDSVPDREYDETLDKARALVTAVNEALGERAELEVEGGPEAEGGTEVESDIEAERGDESDAEEEQDG